The following proteins are encoded in a genomic region of Plasmodium chabaudi chabaudi strain AS genome assembly, chromosome: 1:
- a CDS encoding cation/H+ antiporter, putative, with translation MVMGRVRATSYIRRTISQPLNKNLPAGNIQNSRGLNDTNLIGNKNLHLQLLCNGKEPYNDCIAHLGNYRDFEETKPFYMPRKTDINSVYNILNNKLNILLLFIPIGILSYLLGTPDIYIFFFNFMALIPLSALMGSVTEDLALHTGEIIGGLLNATFGNLMEMIFSIQALKAGLINVVQGTLLGSILSNLLLVLGMSFFAGGLYHHVQKFNEKGATCSTSLLLLSSLAITIPSVSSVTGNNNIDVLLKVSRITAVLIFITYCLFLLFQLYTHISLFQDKEMTEETPQLSVITGSLFLILITVLVSIHSEYLINTVESVVRYYNISENFIGVILLPIVGNATEHLTAVTVAIKNKVDLTMGVAVGSSAQIALFVVPITVLFGWILNKPMTLAFSPLSSVILVMSVIVTMAIVQDGESNWLEGVLLITAYLIVGVVFWFDAS, from the coding sequence ATGGTTATGGGACGAGTACGCGCAACGTCTTATATAAGACGTACCATTTCACAGCcactaaataaaaatctCCCTGCAGggaatatacaaaattctAGAGGTTTAAATGATACCAATTTaataggaaataaaaatttacatttacaattattatGCAATGGAAAAGAACCATATAATGATTGTATTGCACATTTAGGAAATTATCGAGATTTTGAAGAAACCAAACCATTTTATATGCCTAGAAAAACAGACATTAATTCAgtatataacattttaaataacaagttaaatatacttttattatttatccCTATCGGTATACTTAGTTATTTATTAGGAACCccagatatatatatatttttttttaatttcatggCCTTAATACCTTTATCAGCCTTAATGGGAAGCGTAACAGAAGACCTAGCTTTACATACAGGAGAAATTATCGGGGGATTACTAAATGCAACATTTGGAAATTTAATGGAAATGATATTTTCTATTCAAGCACTAAAAGCAGGATTAATTAATGTCGTTCAAGGTACATTATTAGGAAgcatattatcaaatttattattagtcTTAGGTATGTCATTTTTTGCGGGAGGATTATATCATCATGTTCAAAAgtttaatgaaaaaggaGCTACATGTAGTACAtccttattattattatcaagcTTAGCTATAACTATACCTTCCGTATCTTCAGTTACTGGTAACAACAATATCgatgtattattaaaagtTTCAAGAATAACAGctgttttaatatttataacatattgcttatttttattattccaattatatacacatatatcattatttcaAGATAAAGAAATGACTGAAGAAACACCACAATTATCTGTAATCACAGGatctctttttttaattttaataactgTTCTTGTAAGTATTCATTCGGAATATCTTATTAATACAGTTGAATCAGTTGTtagatattataatatttctgaaaattttattggCGTTATACTTTTACCTATTGTTGGTAATGCTACAGAACATTTAACTGCTGTTACTGTtgcaattaaaaataaagtcgATTTAACTATGGGAGTAGCTGTTGGTTCCTCTGCTCAAATAGCTCTTTTTGTTGTACCAATAACAGTTTTATTCGGTTGgattttaaataaaccTATGACCTTAGCCTTTTCTCCTTTATCAAGTGTTATATTAGTTATGTCAGTTATTGTTACAATGGCTATTGTACAAGATGGCGAAAGTAATTGGCTAGAAGGTGTTTTGTTAATTACCGCTTATCTTATTGTTGGTGTTGTTTTTTGGTTTGACGCttcataa
- a CDS encoding AT-rich interactive domain-containing protein, putative has protein sequence MEKDEFYRKYEEYYGGDINEIPYLLEGKDIWLYDLYLSVLKHGGYSCVSRNAKWLKIGKEFGLINKEKNIRLIEIKNIKEYYLNYLREFERIHDNLKKGKILTKKYRCRVGINNVDVKNKKKSVTNTNANNIAISSKGTTNKRGVQNNGKGDTNMIIDDSRFVGMNKDSFFVKDDIFRIENRPAIGKKKINIENGMSNFNYPTNNSHNNNMEINCKTKKEIYHDSYTKENRKGEGKYKKNHRNNIFMNYNNIGGELNEDNTLIDNLNGNNNDVIRRSDVGKAQSNERRGRSSNDTKMRKGKINNSKKSSSKQIDDQMNCSENFVNINNMSCYNLPYNTINNYSSNLNYMNYLNIPNYGDNRYIGDTDYNNNMYSSNFSNTYIFNSPIKNENNNYIGTPYINNNFVDSNCSTLKLLNENNYSEYNGSPITSIAPASMGYMNYAFINDNSFIEYSKNNNIVNSYNNWGSGILSNNGYVDNVVNYMNNGSCENNFNILKNGMNTVCGQGENIMNNMRGIDNYRYNYENNKDIILSKVENEKCIDVYRLLLGLYKRKENVGDFILCLNIFYSISKMENIISKKQIHIVIWSLLHVLEDILKIFYDGFNSTKRSVYILMNFFKDYLVKDEPIEKRERNIISNMENSKNKIENKNYESEICSDYTTEKRNEKDPRSNNSQILSNVLFLNNKIEIREMVDLHLSYYEYCEEKKKKIKRMYELGNKCVEQKEEPKKINKKYDERNEVCGENIRTNADSSASSYYCSSIHSTDIENMNIIRRDNDGGNLNCNYFYKDKKYVEKILTKKSSVEFVFIILYILNNIFQISKYNLYFFNIPPNCKDSKEKGNENGCSTDKSKKVTEDMSPLDDKNEILTMLTPLNGGNKNILKKELTNKEIPKNNFYDVSSSDESSSVCSMNSCINTDINLFVSLKIEGNTTVDNSKDILAYKNNNNINEFEKDENSLYKSSYNKFDGQDSEKLIGSEIREGNNLNRNSKEFDENGKDEYEEDRWKENKTRKWDIKNSEGNDVCTEVTEESQLQNLSRDDTENGRKNASENFVSKNGFTNLNNNSGGSIDNSKETKKVNKNKKEVREIYKNLQNEMYKDVKKMFIKKKRKETKHKLIHYFYLSKFLSIFETVFLKNFENIIYHEKVIENVYINMFICIDIINKEMGKNISLKYIFFPSQYLEKINTMKIVAHFSSDNKFYLFSNQENRKNNKPKKGGEPNNDDNFRKDNQNESTDCGKINIEPVSKFIDENEKFKENQNDLDSNERDEINGREEENEKWSCEIRYVKNDDSVEKDKVKINENENKEMDGQKYKKKMKKLFLKIFRKNNRRYNIYKKIDDKYLKEHYNYFESFCCKEKEKMEKDILLNLHGITKNILLKIYKRVNKYLNIAILSLNILAHILYLIPKKLFYMSIIPWILNNTINVKCCYTYVNIPLCILNYNGFIFLETFMKFIIQMIRNNILSIKSYIFSFLRLCSFPLYIYIHFDIPLSHNLIVTSLCLIYNLITYDPDYLATGLIIEKEFQNEGSSVFFNKGIEVGRNNEANNSDIKNGMKKKTDFQTTYFRNNTVTSENMTNGLFESMGGSPRICEATNNEGSVKCEFNTNKSFEKGGKEKYDHDNASGKRNELLEKTFLKTLFLFLKKFIYFKSILNCANINDVDEMVVDSKRVQDILNNCNLNNDVKIMSNENCGSNIEKKILYLHDNLIIYAKKNKINSDTVKDIKTCYNIRKRYKNQNNTTSDYSYEYMTSNNQETQKLSIYAHSIMSILLFLSSHHNLWESLSPHIPLLVHMALIRTDISSSLWVILKEYYFRNFMRQKRSPNKCKKYYDSKVVRIEKVK, from the exons atggaaaaagatgagttttatagaaaatatgaagaatACTATGGTGGAGACATAAATGAGATTCCTTATTTATTAGAAGGAAAGGATATATGGTTATATGATTTGTATTTAAGTGTTTTGAAACATGGTGGGTATTCGTGTGTAAGTAGAAATGCGAAATGGTTGAAGATTGGAAAAGAGTTTGGtcttataaataaagaaaaaaatattagattaatagaaattaaaaatattaaagagtattatttaaattatcttAGAGAATTTGAAAGAATAcatgataatttaaaaaaaggaaaaatattaacaaaaaaatatcgatGTCGTGTtggaataaataatgtagatgtaaaaaataaaaaaaaatcagtAACAAATACTaatgcaaataatatagcAATATCTTCTAAAGGTACTACTAATAAAAGGGGTGTCCAAAATAATGGGAAAGGAGATACAAACATGATAATTGATGATAGTCGTTTTGTTGGAATGAATAAagattctttttttgttaaggATGATATATTTAGGATAGAAAATCGTCCAGCTAttggtaaaaaaaaaattaatatagaaaatggaATGtccaattttaattatccTACTAATAATAGtcataataacaatatggaaataaattgtaaaacaaaaaaagaaatatatcatGATAGTTATACTAAAGAGAATCGAAAAGGTGAAGGgaaatataagaaaaaccatagaaacaatatttttatgaattacAACAATATTGGAGGAGAGTTGAATGAGGATAATACTCTCATTGATAATCTAAATGGTAATAACAATGATGTTATTCGAAGGTCTGATGTTGGTAAAGCTCAAAGTAATGAACGAAGAGGTAGATCGAGTAATGATACAAAGATGAGAAagggaaaaataaataatagtaaaaaaagtagTAGCAAACAAATAGATGATCAAATGAATTGTAGTGAAAATTTtgtgaatataaataatatgtctTGTTATAATCTTCCATATAACACGATAAATAATTACTCAAgcaatttaaattatatgaattatttaaatataccTAATTATGGTGACAATAGATATATAGGAGATACAGATTACaacaataatatgtatTCCTCCAATTTTAGtaatacttatatttttaatagtcccataaaaaatgaaaataataattatataggAACACcctatattaataataattttgttgatAGTAACTGTTCTACACTCAAGTTACTAaacgaaaataattatagtgAATATAATGGTTCTCCAATTACTAGCATAGCCCCAGCAAGCATGGGATATATGAACTATGcatttataaatgataattcatttatagaatattcaaaaaataataatattgttaaTAGTTATAACAATTGGGGTAGTGGAATCTTAAGTAATAATGGTTATGTTGATAATGttgtaaattatatgaacaatGGAAGttgtgaaaataatttcaatattttgaaaaatggaATGAATACAGTTTGTGGACAAGGAGAAAAcattatgaataatatgaGAGGGATAGATAACTATAGATATAATtacgaaaataataaagatataattttatctaaagttgaaaatgaaaaatgtataGATGTATATAGATTATTATTAggattatataaaagaaaagaaaatgttggagattttatattatgtttaaatatattttattctatatcaaaaatggaaaatattatttcaaaaaaacaaattcaTATTGTCATATGGTCCCTTTTGCATGTATTGGAAGATAtacttaaaatattttatgatggCTTTAATAGTACAAAGCGGTCAGTATATATCTtgatgaatttttttaaagactATTTAGTAAAAGACGAGCCAATtgaaaaaagagaaagaaACATAATTTCAAACATGGAAAATTCGaagaataaaattgaaaataaaaattatgaatcaGAGATTTGTTCGGATTACACCACCGAAAAG agaaatgaaaaagaccCTAGATCGAATAATAGCCAGATTTTATCAAacgtattatttttaaacaataaaatcGAAATAAGGGAGATGGTCGATTTGCATTTATCTTACTATGAATATtgtgaagaaaaaaaaaaaaaaattaagcgAATGTATGAACTAGGAAATAAATGTGTTGAGCAAAAGGAGgaaccaaaaaaaataaataaaaaatatgatgagAGAAATGAAGTATGTGGTGAAAATATTCGCACTAATGCAGACTCATCGGCTAGTTCCTACTATTGCAGTAGTATCCATAGTACAGACatagaaaatatgaacataaTTCGAAGAGATAACGATGGTGgaaatttaaattgtaactatttttacaaagataaaaaatatgtggaaaaaattttaacaaaaaagagTTCCGTTGAATTtgttttcatcattttatatatactgaataatatatttcaaattagtaaatataatttatatttttttaatataccaCCAAATTGTAAGGATAGTaaagaaaaaggaaatgaAAATGGTTGTAGCACagataaaagtaaaaaagtAACTGAAGATATGAGCCCATTGGacgataaaaatgaaattctCACTATGCTTACACCTTTGAATggaggaaataaaaatattttgaaaaaagaattgacaaataaagaaataccaaagaataatttttatgatgtAAGTTCATCAGATGAATCATCATCGGTTTGTAGTATGAATAGTTGTATAAATActgatataaatttatttgtctCATTGAAAATTGAAGGAAATACTACAGTCGATAATAGTAAAGATATATTggcttataaaaataataacaatattaatGAGTTTGAAAAGGATGAGAATAGTTTGTATAAATCgagttataataaatttgatgGTCAAGATagtgaaaaattaattggTTCTGAAATAAGAGAaggaaataatttaaatagaAATTCCAAAGaatttgatgaaaatggaaaagATGAATATGAAGAAGATAGATGGAAAGAGAATAAAACTAGAAAATGggacataaaaaatagtgaaGGAAATGATGTTTGTACAGAAGTTACTGAGGAAAGCCAGTTACAAAATTTGTCACGTGATGATACTGAAAATGGGCGTAAAAATGCGTCTGAAAATTTTGTGTCGAAAAATGGTTTTACCAATTTGAATAATAACAGTGGGGGGAGTATAGACAATTCTAAGGAGACAAAGaaggtaaataaaaataagaaggAAGTtagagaaatatataaaaatctaCAAAATGAAATGTATAAGgatgtgaaaaaaatgtttattaaaaaaaaacgaaaagaaacgaaacataaattaatccattatttttatttaagtaAATTTCTTAGTATATTTGAAactgtatttttaaaaaattttgaaaatataatatatcatgAAAAGGTTATTgaaaatgtgtatattaatatgtttatttgtattgatataataaataaagagatgggtaaaaatatttcattaaaatatattttttttccatcccaatatttagaaaaaataaacacaaTGAAAATTGTTGCCCATTTCTCGTCGgataacaaattttatttattttcaaatcaAGAAAATcgtaaaaacaataaaccCAAAAAGGGTGGTGAACCAAATAATGATGACAATTTTAGGAAAGACAATCAGAATGAGTCAACTGATTgtggaaaaataaatatagaacCGGTTTCTAAGTTTAtagatgaaaatgaaaagttTAAAGAAAATCAGAATGATCTTGATAGTAATGAGAGAGATGAAATTAACGGAAGGGAAGaggaaaatgaaaaatggaGTTGTGAAATTCGTTATGtgaaaaatgatgatagtgtagaaaaagataaagtaaaaataaatgagaATGAGAATAAAGAAATGGATGGacagaaatataaaaaaaaaatgaaaaaattatttttaaaaatatttcgaaaaaataatagaagatataatatttataaaaagatagatgataaatatttaaaggagcattataattattttgaaagTTTTTGTTGTAaagagaaagaaaaaatggaaaaagatattttgttaaatttacatggaattacaaaaaatatattattaaaaatatataaaagagttaataaatatttaaatattgcaATATTATccttaaatatattagcacacatattatatttaattccTAAGaagttattttatatgtctATAATACCATggatattaaataatacaataaatgtaaaatgTTGTTATACTTATGTGAATATACctttatgtattttaaattataatgggtttatatttttagaaacatttatgaaatttattattcaaatgattagaaataatatactatCAATTAAATCCTATATTTTCTCATTTCTTCGTTTGTGTTCTTTTccgttatatatttatatacacttTGACATCCCATTGTCTCATAATCTTATTGTAACATCGTTgtgtttaatatataatttaattactTATGATCCTGATTATTTGGCAACGGGACTAATCATTGAAAAAGAATTCCAGAATGAAGGCTCATCTGTTTTCTTCAACAAAGGCATTGAAGTAGGGCGTAATAATGAAGCTAACAATAgtgatattaaaaatggtatgaaaaaaaaaacagattTTCAGACAACATATTTTAGAAATAACACGGTTACGTCTGAAAATATGACGAATGGCTTGTTTGAAAGTATGGGTGGGTCACCCCGAATTTGTGAAGCTACTAATAATGAGGGATCAGTAAAATGCGaatttaatacaaataaaagttTCGAAAAAGGAgggaaagaaaaatatgatcaTGATAATGCTAGCggaaaaagaaatgaacTATTAGagaaaacatttttaaaaaccctttttttatttttaaaaaaatttatttattttaaaagtatTTTGAATTGTgctaatataaatgatgtAGACGAAATGGTGGTAGATAGTAAAAGAGTTCaagatattttaaataattgtaacttaaataatgatgtaaaaattatgagtAATGAAAATTGTGGTTCTAATattgaaaagaaaatactttatttacatgataatttaattatatatgctaagaaaaacaaaattaactCCGATACTGTTAaggatataaaaacatgttataatataagaaaacgttataaaaatcaaaataatacaacTAGCGATTAttcatatgaatatatgacATCCAATAATCAAGAAACACAAAAACTTAGTATTTATGCTCATTCTATAATGTCTAtacttttgtttttatcaTCTCATCATAATTTATGGGAGTCTTTATCTCCTCATATTCCGCTGTTAGTTCAT ATGGCACTGATTCGGACTGATATCAGCTCGTCCTTGTGGGTAATACTAAAAGAATATTACTTTCGAAATTTCATGAGACAAAAAAGGAGTCCCAACAAGTGtaagaaatattatgacTCGAAAGTTGTGAGAATAGAAAAAGTAAAGTGA